One genomic region from Anabaena sp. PCC 7108 encodes:
- the pstC gene encoding phosphate ABC transporter permease subunit PstC: MTNLFEPSDNNSRNLSSENVNLTATGGAGFQFDQGFTFLVYLFATITVAILFVMTWVIFKEARPAIAKFGFGFLWGQDWDTGNQIFGALPYIYGTIVSSAIAIFLTVPIGISVALVTSEDFLPDVVKNIIAFVVELIAAIPSVIIGLWGIFVFIPILEPLETWLSIILKFIPLFNTQAPAGNNMLTAGIILSIMILPTMAAISRDVLMVIPKELRSASMALGSTRWETIFRVLLPAGFSGMVSAAMLALGRALGETMAVTMVIGNSPQISISLLDPAYTIPAVLANEFAEAEPGLHIGALSYLGLILFALTLLVNIGAVLLVQWVGNKNK, from the coding sequence ATGACTAATTTATTTGAACCAAGCGATAACAATTCACGTAATTTAAGCAGTGAAAATGTAAATTTAACAGCTACTGGCGGCGCTGGTTTCCAATTTGACCAAGGATTTACGTTTTTAGTTTATTTGTTTGCTACCATCACTGTAGCAATATTATTTGTAATGACTTGGGTAATTTTTAAAGAAGCTCGACCAGCAATTGCTAAGTTTGGATTCGGTTTTTTGTGGGGTCAAGATTGGGATACAGGTAATCAGATATTTGGTGCCTTACCTTATATATATGGAACTATAGTCAGCAGTGCGATCGCTATTTTCTTAACTGTGCCTATAGGTATATCAGTAGCCTTGGTAACAAGTGAAGACTTTTTACCAGATGTGGTCAAAAATATTATTGCTTTTGTAGTCGAATTAATTGCTGCTATCCCTAGTGTCATTATTGGCTTATGGGGAATTTTTGTGTTTATTCCCATTTTAGAACCTCTAGAAACATGGTTAAGTATAATTTTAAAGTTTATACCTCTATTTAATACCCAAGCTCCAGCAGGAAATAATATGTTGACTGCGGGAATAATTCTTTCCATCATGATTTTGCCAACAATGGCAGCGATTTCTCGTGATGTCTTGATGGTTATTCCTAAAGAATTACGTAGCGCATCTATGGCTTTAGGTAGCACCCGTTGGGAGACAATTTTTCGCGTTTTACTACCAGCAGGATTTTCGGGTATGGTGAGTGCAGCAATGCTGGCTTTGGGACGCGCACTCGGTGAGACAATGGCAGTAACAATGGTGATTGGGAATTCTCCTCAAATCAGCATATCTTTACTTGATCCAGCTTATACAATTCCCGCCGTTTTAGCTAATGAATTTGCTGAAGCTGAACCAGGATTACACATTGGAGCATTAAGCTATTTAGGCTTGATTTTGTTTGCCTTAACTCTATTAGTTAATATTGGTGCTGTGCTGTTAGTGCAATGGGTAGGCAATAAAAATAAATAG
- the ruvC gene encoding crossover junction endodeoxyribonuclease RuvC — protein MKKRILGIDPGLATVGFGAINWQRSQGKIQDTTVQMVDFGVIRTSADDNMVQRLCILFDDLHMLMEELQPDLVAIEKLFFYRMANTIVVAQARGVLMLVLGQRKLPYVEFAPPQIKQALTNYGKADKAEVQDAVMRELDLDEIPKPDDAADALAVALTASFQL, from the coding sequence ATGAAAAAGCGAATTTTAGGAATAGATCCAGGACTAGCAACTGTCGGATTTGGGGCAATTAATTGGCAACGAAGTCAAGGTAAAATACAAGACACAACAGTACAGATGGTAGATTTTGGGGTAATTCGTACTTCAGCAGATGATAATATGGTACAGCGCTTATGTATTTTATTTGACGATTTACATATGCTAATGGAGGAGTTGCAACCTGATTTGGTGGCAATTGAAAAATTATTCTTCTATCGTATGGCAAATACTATTGTTGTTGCACAGGCTAGGGGTGTGCTGATGTTAGTTTTGGGACAACGTAAGCTTCCTTATGTGGAATTTGCTCCTCCGCAAATTAAACAAGCTTTAACAAATTATGGTAAAGCGGATAAGGCAGAAGTCCAAGATGCTGTGATGCGGGAGTTGGATTTAGATGAGATTCCTAAGCCTGATGATGCGGCAGATGCTTTAGCGGTGGCGTTAACGGCTTCGTTTCAGTTGTAA
- a CDS encoding MOSC domain-containing protein: MSHLAKILLYPIKSLDGVEVKTATVLPSGALQYDREFAIFDEQNRFVNGKRHAKIHSLRAKFSLENRVVHLQIPGSNSPQVFHLDQEQKRLEATLSDFFGFAVTLKQNTKMGFPDDTESPGATVISTATLIEVASWFPDLSVDEMRRRMRANIEIDGVPAFWEDRLFAAEGETVSFQVGDVLFFGVNPCQRCLVPTRNSYLGAVYPNFQKIFVQKRQATMPSWIAASRFNHFYRLSVNTKVPTSEAGKNLQLGSKIKILPQ, from the coding sequence ATGTCACACTTAGCAAAAATATTACTTTATCCAATTAAGTCATTGGATGGTGTGGAAGTAAAAACAGCGACGGTTTTACCTAGTGGCGCACTTCAGTATGATCGTGAGTTTGCCATCTTTGACGAACAAAACAGGTTTGTTAATGGCAAACGCCATGCTAAAATACATTCATTACGGGCAAAATTTTCTCTAGAAAACAGAGTTGTTCACCTACAAATCCCCGGTAGCAATTCACCACAAGTTTTTCATCTTGATCAAGAACAGAAAAGGCTAGAAGCAACTTTAAGCGATTTTTTTGGGTTTGCTGTCACATTGAAGCAAAACACCAAGATGGGTTTTCCTGACGACACAGAGTCACCAGGTGCAACTGTGATAAGTACAGCAACTTTGATAGAAGTAGCTTCTTGGTTCCCTGACTTGAGTGTAGATGAAATGCGTCGCCGGATGCGTGCCAATATAGAAATTGATGGTGTACCCGCGTTTTGGGAAGATAGGTTATTTGCTGCTGAGGGAGAAACAGTCTCTTTTCAAGTGGGAGATGTGCTTTTTTTTGGGGTGAACCCTTGTCAACGTTGTCTAGTCCCCACTCGCAATTCTTACTTAGGCGCAGTTTACCCGAACTTTCAAAAAATATTTGTGCAAAAACGTCAAGCAACTATGCCCTCGTGGATAGCTGCTTCCCGATTTAATCATTTTTATCGGTTGAGTGTGAATACCAAAGTACCTACATCAGAAGCTGGCAAAAATTTGCAACTTGGGAGTAAAATCAAAATTTTGCCGCAGTAA
- a CDS encoding type 1 glutamine amidotransferase has protein sequence MNSAQMEIIIGWLYPKLMSTYGDRGNVITIERRAQWRGYNVTVLPLDQNSTAEDIKSVDVIIGGGAQDRQQEIVMRDLQGSKADAMREKIENGTPGVFTCGSPQLLGHYYEPGFGQRIEGLGILDLVSIHPGENTKRCIGNLVIEVTASRLAQELEAMTGSKPYLVGFENHGGRTKLGKVEALGRVVYGLGNNGEDGTEGAFYQNAIATYSHGPLLPKNPLVADWLIQTALRLKYQQEIQLTPLDDTLAMQGRLAMFKRLKVNC, from the coding sequence ATTAATTCTGCACAGATGGAAATTATTATTGGTTGGCTATATCCCAAATTGATGAGTACCTATGGCGATCGCGGAAATGTTATAACTATAGAACGCCGCGCCCAATGGCGAGGATACAACGTTACCGTTTTACCCCTAGACCAAAACTCCACTGCCGAAGATATAAAATCGGTAGATGTGATCATCGGTGGAGGCGCACAAGACCGTCAGCAAGAAATTGTCATGCGCGACTTACAAGGCTCAAAAGCTGATGCAATGAGGGAAAAAATCGAAAATGGCACACCAGGAGTCTTTACCTGTGGTTCTCCCCAACTTCTAGGACATTATTATGAACCAGGATTTGGACAGAGAATAGAAGGTTTAGGAATATTAGATTTAGTTTCTATTCATCCTGGAGAAAATACCAAACGTTGCATTGGTAACTTAGTCATAGAAGTTACCGCCTCACGTCTAGCACAAGAACTGGAAGCAATGACTGGAAGCAAACCCTATTTGGTCGGTTTTGAAAATCACGGTGGACGCACCAAACTAGGGAAAGTGGAAGCCTTGGGGCGTGTAGTCTACGGTTTAGGTAATAATGGTGAAGATGGAACAGAAGGGGCATTTTATCAAAATGCCATTGCTACCTATTCCCACGGGCCTTTGTTGCCCAAGAATCCCTTGGTTGCCGACTGGTTAATTCAAACAGCCCTGCGGTTAAAATATCAACAAGAAATTCAACTTACACCTTTAGATGATACCTTGGCGATGCAAGGACGGTTAGCTATGTTCAAGCGGTTAAAGGTAAATTGCTAA
- a CDS encoding chromophore lyase CpcT/CpeT, which translates to MTHSTDIASLARWMAADFSNQSQVFENPAFFAHIRVCMRPLPYSLLSGVSLFVEQAYDYMLNDPYRLRVLKLTATNENIQIENYTVKNEKDFYGASRDLPRLSKLTSDRLEKLSGCNMIVEWTGSNFKGTVEPGKGCIVVRKGQTTYLDSDFEIDGEKFISRDRGRNPDTDEQVWGSVAGPFYFVRWGNFADEVKLTPDA; encoded by the coding sequence ATGACTCATTCTACAGATATTGCCTCTTTAGCGCGGTGGATGGCAGCTGATTTTAGCAACCAGTCCCAAGTTTTTGAGAATCCGGCTTTTTTTGCCCATATTCGTGTATGTATGCGTCCTCTTCCTTACTCACTTCTATCAGGGGTAAGTTTGTTTGTAGAACAGGCTTATGATTATATGCTCAATGACCCTTATAGATTACGGGTATTGAAGTTGACGGCAACAAATGAAAACATCCAGATTGAAAATTACACTGTCAAAAACGAAAAAGACTTTTACGGTGCATCCCGTGATTTACCACGTTTGAGTAAGTTGACGAGCGATCGCTTAGAGAAGCTCTCTGGCTGTAACATGATTGTCGAGTGGACTGGTAGCAACTTCAAAGGTACAGTCGAACCAGGAAAGGGCTGTATCGTTGTCCGCAAGGGGCAAACAACCTATTTGGATAGTGATTTTGAAATTGATGGTGAAAAATTTATCAGCCGCGACAGAGGACGAAATCCCGATACAGATGAACAAGTTTGGGGTTCTGTTGCTGGACCGTTTTACTTTGTCCGCTGGGGTAATTTTGCTGATGAAGTCAAATTAACTCCTGATGCTTGA
- a CDS encoding bifunctional alanine racemase/tRNA (adenosine(37)-N6)-threonylcarbamoyltransferase complex ATPase subunit type 1 TsaE: protein MTKIFLADTEATQQLGISLGETLAAGSVILLEGDLGAGKTTLVQGIGQGLGITDSIVSPTFTLINEYTEGRIPLYHLDLYRLEPQEVTGLNLESYWEGMEVTPGIVAIEWAERMPYKPDSYLIVRLIYGQEGTRQAEITTVNCQINFLRES, encoded by the coding sequence ATGACTAAAATTTTTCTTGCTGATACAGAGGCCACACAGCAGTTAGGTATTAGCCTGGGGGAAACCTTAGCTGCTGGAAGTGTGATCTTACTAGAAGGTGATTTAGGTGCTGGTAAAACTACCTTAGTCCAAGGTATAGGTCAAGGATTGGGTATCACTGACTCGATTGTTAGTCCTACTTTTACCTTGATTAATGAATACACAGAAGGACGCATCCCCCTTTATCATCTGGATTTATATCGCCTAGAACCTCAAGAAGTGACAGGTTTGAACTTGGAAAGCTACTGGGAAGGGATGGAAGTAACACCAGGAATTGTCGCTATTGAGTGGGCAGAACGAATGCCCTACAAGCCCGATAGTTATCTGATTGTGCGTTTAATTTATGGGCAAGAAGGCACTCGTCAAGCAGAAATTACTACAGTTAATTGTCAGATAAATTTCTTACGAGAAAGTTAA
- a CDS encoding dihydroorotase: MSSPKSLLIRQARLILPNGELMIGDVLTRGGQIVEVAAKIAPTTPIQEIDAQGLTLLPGVIDPQVHFREPGLEYKEDLFTASCACAKGGVTSFLEMPNTRPLTVTQQALDDKLERASNKCLVNYGFFIGATAENLPDLLLAKPTPGIKIFMGSMHGDLLLDEEEALEAIFAQGKRLIAVHAEDQQRIKQRRQEFAGIDNPAVHSQIQDNQAALLATQLALKLSKKYQRRLHILHMSTAEEAELLRQDKPTWVTAEVTPQHLLLNTSAYEKIGTLAQMNPPLRSRHDNEILWQALKDGVIDFIATDHAPHTLEEKAQTYPNTPSGMPGVETSLPLMLTEAMAGRCTVAQVVNWMSKAVAVAYGIPNKGEITPGYDADLVLVDLNNYRPVKREELLSKCGWSPFEGWNLTGWPVTTIVGGEIVYDKGQVNTQIRGQALTFS, encoded by the coding sequence ATGTCATCTCCAAAAAGTTTACTAATTCGCCAAGCACGCTTGATTCTACCCAATGGTGAGTTGATGATTGGGGATGTGCTGACTCGTGGGGGGCAGATAGTTGAGGTAGCTGCAAAAATAGCTCCTACGACACCCATCCAAGAGATTGACGCACAAGGGTTAACTTTGTTGCCAGGAGTGATTGATCCGCAGGTGCATTTCCGGGAACCCGGACTGGAATACAAGGAAGATTTGTTTACTGCTAGTTGTGCTTGCGCGAAAGGAGGTGTGACTTCCTTTCTAGAAATGCCGAATACAAGACCTTTGACTGTTACACAGCAGGCTTTAGATGACAAACTAGAACGCGCCTCAAATAAGTGCTTGGTTAATTATGGCTTTTTTATTGGCGCTACGGCTGAGAATTTACCTGATTTACTTTTGGCAAAGCCGACACCGGGAATTAAAATTTTTATGGGGTCGATGCACGGTGACTTGCTGCTGGACGAAGAGGAGGCACTAGAGGCGATTTTTGCCCAAGGTAAGCGCTTGATTGCTGTTCATGCGGAAGATCAACAGAGAATCAAGCAACGTCGTCAAGAATTTGCTGGGATTGATAATCCGGCGGTGCATTCTCAAATTCAAGATAATCAGGCTGCACTATTAGCAACGCAATTGGCCTTAAAACTTTCTAAAAAATACCAACGTCGATTACATATTCTGCATATGTCAACGGCAGAAGAAGCCGAGTTATTGCGTCAGGATAAACCAACTTGGGTAACAGCGGAAGTAACTCCACAACATTTGTTGTTGAATACCAGTGCTTATGAAAAGATTGGGACTTTGGCGCAGATGAATCCACCATTGCGATCGCGCCACGATAATGAAATACTCTGGCAAGCTTTAAAAGATGGGGTAATTGATTTTATTGCCACTGACCATGCACCACATACCTTAGAAGAAAAGGCGCAAACTTACCCTAACACCCCTTCGGGAATGCCCGGTGTAGAAACTTCCCTACCTTTAATGTTAACTGAGGCCATGGCAGGACGGTGTACTGTTGCCCAAGTTGTCAATTGGATGTCTAAGGCTGTAGCTGTAGCTTATGGTATTCCTAATAAGGGAGAAATTACCCCTGGTTACGATGCTGATTTAGTGCTGGTAGATTTAAACAATTATCGCCCAGTTAAGCGAGAAGAACTTTTAAGCAAGTGTGGTTGGAGTCCTTTTGAGGGGTGGAACCTGACCGGTTGGCCTGTCACAACCATTGTCGGTGGTGAAATTGTCTATGACAAAGGCCAAGTAAATACGCAAATTCGCGGTCAGGCTTTAACTTTCTCGTAA
- the lepB gene encoding signal peptidase I, producing the protein MQNQVSDNNSSQQPDNSWIVELGKTIILSVFLALGIRTFVAEARWIPSGSMEPTLHGTPNQWEADKIIVDKVKYKFTKPERGDIVVFSPTEELKKEQYQDAFIKRIIGLPGEKVEIKDGKVYINNKALQENNYLSSSQATVTDVCTSGQQPPYLATPQTIPPDSYLVLGDNRGSSYDGRCWGLVPQKNIIGRAIVRFWPLNHIGTLDKSPLYPSAKP; encoded by the coding sequence ATGCAAAATCAAGTGTCTGATAACAACTCTAGCCAACAACCTGATAATTCCTGGATCGTAGAGCTAGGTAAAACGATTATCTTGAGTGTATTTCTCGCTTTGGGAATTCGTACCTTTGTGGCCGAAGCACGTTGGATTCCTTCTGGTTCAATGGAACCAACCCTGCATGGTACACCAAACCAGTGGGAAGCAGACAAGATTATTGTCGATAAGGTGAAGTATAAATTTACTAAGCCAGAACGAGGAGATATAGTAGTATTTTCACCAACAGAGGAACTAAAAAAAGAACAATACCAGGATGCCTTCATTAAACGTATCATCGGCTTACCTGGAGAAAAAGTAGAAATCAAAGATGGCAAAGTCTATATTAACAACAAAGCTCTCCAGGAAAATAATTACCTATCCTCTTCTCAGGCTACAGTTACTGATGTTTGCACATCAGGTCAGCAACCGCCTTACTTAGCTACACCTCAAACCATTCCTCCTGATTCATACTTGGTATTAGGTGATAATCGTGGTAGTAGTTATGATGGACGTTGTTGGGGTCTAGTTCCTCAGAAAAATATTATTGGTCGTGCCATAGTTCGTTTCTGGCCTCTAAATCATATTGGAACTCTCGATAAGTCGCCCTTATACCCATCCGCAAAACCGTAA
- the yvcK gene encoding gluconeogenesis factor YvcK family protein, whose product MSIGFLRQALNALQLQSHSRTSHRVNQWFKWLSPGLSVKRWLLISVGGVFLASLGLAIWIKLTPIFWAIELLKGFLGFLANILPNYISGPFVLLCGVLLVLWGQSRTVSSITEVLRPEGDEEELIDVLLAHRRLYRGPKIVVIGGGTGLSTLLRGLKTYSANITAIVTVADDGGSSGRLRQEFGVLPPGDIRNCLAALADEEKLLTELFQYRFRAGDGLTGHSFGNLFLTAMTDITGDLERAVAASSKVLAVRGQVLPATLSDVRLWAELADGRRIEGESSIPKAGGKIVKIGCIPENPPALPSAIKAIKEADYIIIGPGSLYTSLIPNMLVPEIADAIAATTIPRIYICNIMTQPGETDGYTVAEHIQAIDAACGNRRLFDAVLVHKKTPSAQALIRYAQQNSHPVFLDREAVTKLGRRIVPSNILYEDETGFVRHDPQKLAKVLLKWYSGAQHGK is encoded by the coding sequence ATGTCAATCGGTTTTCTTAGACAAGCCCTCAACGCCCTACAACTACAGTCGCATAGTCGCACCTCCCATCGAGTTAACCAGTGGTTTAAGTGGTTATCTCCCGGACTATCGGTGAAACGCTGGTTACTAATCAGTGTTGGGGGAGTTTTCTTGGCAAGTTTGGGGTTGGCTATTTGGATTAAGCTAACCCCAATTTTTTGGGCGATAGAGTTGCTGAAGGGGTTTTTGGGATTCCTCGCTAACATTTTACCCAACTACATCAGCGGACCTTTTGTATTGCTGTGCGGCGTGTTATTAGTACTTTGGGGTCAATCCCGTACTGTAAGTTCAATTACTGAAGTATTGAGACCAGAAGGCGATGAGGAAGAACTGATAGATGTACTATTAGCCCATCGCCGTTTGTACCGGGGTCCAAAAATTGTAGTAATTGGTGGTGGTACTGGACTTTCGACTTTACTTAGAGGCTTAAAAACCTACAGTGCTAATATTACCGCTATTGTTACCGTAGCTGATGACGGTGGTTCTTCTGGGCGTTTACGTCAAGAATTTGGCGTTTTACCTCCTGGAGATATTCGTAACTGTTTGGCTGCACTAGCAGATGAAGAAAAGTTATTAACAGAATTGTTTCAATATCGCTTTCGGGCAGGGGACGGATTAACTGGACACAGTTTTGGTAATTTGTTTTTAACTGCCATGACTGATATTACTGGAGATTTAGAAAGGGCAGTTGCTGCTAGTTCCAAAGTGCTGGCTGTCAGAGGACAAGTTTTACCTGCCACTCTTAGCGATGTACGCCTCTGGGCAGAATTGGCAGATGGCCGTCGCATTGAGGGTGAGTCTAGCATTCCCAAAGCAGGGGGAAAAATTGTAAAAATTGGCTGTATTCCTGAAAATCCGCCAGCTTTACCCTCAGCAATTAAGGCAATTAAAGAAGCTGATTACATTATTATTGGACCGGGTAGTCTTTACACGAGCTTAATACCTAATATGTTAGTTCCAGAAATTGCCGATGCGATCGCAGCTACAACTATTCCCCGCATCTATATCTGTAATATCATGACCCAACCGGGAGAAACAGATGGCTACACAGTTGCTGAACATATTCAAGCTATTGATGCCGCTTGCGGTAACAGAAGGCTTTTTGATGCAGTACTAGTTCATAAAAAAACCCCTTCTGCCCAAGCCCTCATTCGCTATGCCCAACAAAATTCTCATCCCGTTTTTTTAGACAGGGAAGCAGTCACCAAGCTAGGACGACGAATTGTCCCCTCTAACATCTTGTATGAAGACGAAACCGGTTTTGTCCGCCACGACCCACAAAAACTAGCTAAGGTTTTATTGAAATGGTACAGTGGAGCGCAGCATGGGAAGTGA
- the pstB gene encoding phosphate ABC transporter ATP-binding protein PstB translates to MSNLVPAIKVKNLSFYYGNSKAIEGISLDICKNQVTAIIGPSGCGKSTFIKTLNRISELEGKVKVEGSIEFFGQNIYDPRININSLRREIGMVFQKPNPFPISIYENVAYGVRIAGRCPKAELDEIVESALKGAALWNEVKDKLDKSALGLSGGQQQRLCIARALAVKPKVLLMDEPCSALDPIATLKVEELIHGLKSELTIAIVTHNMQQATRVSDFTAFFSTDESRIGQMVEFGSTGQIFRNPLDNRTRDYVAGRFG, encoded by the coding sequence ATGAGTAACCTAGTTCCAGCGATCAAAGTCAAAAATCTCAGTTTTTACTACGGAAATTCTAAAGCTATTGAAGGGATATCACTAGATATCTGTAAGAACCAAGTCACTGCAATTATTGGTCCTAGTGGTTGCGGTAAATCTACTTTTATTAAAACCCTCAATCGCATTAGTGAATTAGAAGGTAAGGTAAAAGTTGAGGGAAGTATAGAGTTTTTTGGGCAAAATATTTATGATCCTCGTATCAATATAAATAGCCTACGTCGAGAAATTGGCATGGTGTTTCAAAAACCCAATCCTTTCCCAATTAGCATTTATGAAAATGTCGCCTATGGTGTGAGAATAGCAGGTAGGTGTCCGAAAGCAGAATTAGATGAAATTGTTGAATCTGCTCTTAAAGGTGCGGCGCTTTGGAATGAGGTAAAAGATAAATTAGATAAATCTGCACTAGGGCTTTCTGGTGGACAACAGCAGCGTCTTTGTATAGCCCGTGCTTTAGCTGTAAAACCAAAAGTTTTGTTAATGGATGAACCTTGTTCAGCCCTTGACCCTATTGCTACATTGAAAGTTGAGGAACTAATTCACGGATTGAAGTCTGAGTTAACGATCGCAATTGTTACCCATAATATGCAACAAGCAACCCGTGTCTCTGATTTCACAGCTTTCTTTAGCACCGATGAAAGTCGTATTGGCCAGATGGTAGAATTTGGCTCTACAGGTCAAATTTTTCGTAACCCTCTAGATAACCGTACCCGTGATTATGTGGCTGGGCGTTTCGGTTAA
- the pstS gene encoding phosphate ABC transporter substrate-binding protein PstS, giving the protein MTFLTPILNRVVTFSVLTGAVALSPVLTATAQAETLNGAGATFPAPLYERYAREVKKKHPELKINYQAIGSGGGIRQTIAGTVDFGASDAAMKDDEIAKVKKGVILVPTAGGAVSVVYNLPGVSKLRLSRKTLPEIFSGQITKWDDAKIKADNPGVNLPNQPIKFVVRADGSGTTFIFTNHLSAISGYFKGRIGANTAPKWTLKNVLKGKGNPGVAALVSRTPGSIGYVEYDYATKNNLKSAELQNKKGEFVAPSLQAANSALSTVTFPSNYRVFVGDPGQGYPIVGLTWMMVYNQYSTPAKAEAIKKWINWVLKDGQQFNDDLNYTKIPNDVVNRVLQTVNSTVK; this is encoded by the coding sequence ATGACTTTTTTAACCCCCATATTGAACCGTGTAGTGACTTTTTCAGTGCTAACAGGGGCTGTAGCACTTAGTCCTGTTTTAACAGCAACTGCTCAAGCTGAAACACTCAATGGTGCAGGAGCAACTTTTCCGGCTCCTCTTTACGAACGTTATGCTCGTGAAGTTAAAAAGAAACATCCTGAATTAAAAATTAACTACCAAGCAATTGGTAGTGGTGGTGGAATTCGTCAGACCATTGCTGGAACCGTTGATTTTGGTGCTAGTGATGCGGCTATGAAAGATGATGAAATCGCCAAAGTTAAAAAAGGTGTCATTTTAGTACCTACAGCAGGTGGTGCTGTTTCTGTTGTTTACAATTTACCCGGCGTTAGCAAACTGAGATTGTCTCGCAAAACCCTCCCAGAAATTTTTTCTGGACAAATCACCAAATGGGACGACGCAAAAATTAAAGCTGATAATCCCGGTGTAAATTTACCAAATCAACCCATTAAATTTGTAGTTCGTGCTGATGGAAGTGGGACAACTTTCATTTTTACTAACCATTTGAGTGCTATTAGTGGTTATTTCAAGGGAAGAATTGGTGCTAATACTGCTCCCAAATGGACTTTAAAAAACGTTCTCAAAGGTAAGGGTAATCCTGGTGTAGCGGCTTTAGTATCCCGTACTCCTGGATCTATTGGTTATGTTGAATATGACTACGCTACTAAAAACAACTTAAAATCAGCAGAATTACAAAACAAGAAAGGAGAATTTGTGGCTCCTTCTTTGCAAGCTGCTAACTCTGCGTTATCTACAGTGACTTTTCCCAGTAACTATCGCGTTTTTGTCGGAGATCCTGGACAGGGTTATCCTATTGTTGGTCTGACTTGGATGATGGTTTACAATCAGTATTCTACTCCTGCTAAAGCTGAAGCTATTAAGAAATGGATTAATTGGGTACTCAAAGATGGTCAACAATTTAATGATGACCTAAATTACACCAAAATTCCTAATGATGTTGTCAACCGTGTGCTACAGACAGTAAATAGCACCGTTAAGTAA
- the pstA gene encoding phosphate ABC transporter permease PstA: MNEYLNSEIDNSLAEKLLDPLTNQRRLFTYVMNAVSFGLSLLAFFPLLSILWEIMERGLSGLRPDMFFKPLIENGFANAILGTILMVGIGAMLSIPVGIMTGIFLAEFGRTNQITNFVRFINSILTGVPSIVVGMFAYGVVVLATKQFSAFAGGFALAVIMLPVIVLTTEEALKLIPIQQRLASAALGGTRFQTTFRIVLAAAIPGITTGISLAIARAAGETAPLIFTALFSQNWSDGLLSPTASLPVLIFNLYNNPDPKINQLVWTTSIILLSLSLFFSLVSRLLSSKSRLK; the protein is encoded by the coding sequence ATGAATGAATATCTAAATTCCGAAATAGATAACTCTCTAGCCGAAAAATTACTCGATCCTTTGACAAACCAACGGCGTTTATTTACTTATGTAATGAATGCAGTTTCTTTTGGATTGAGTTTATTAGCATTCTTTCCTTTGTTATCAATTTTATGGGAAATTATGGAACGGGGACTATCTGGTTTAAGACCAGATATGTTTTTCAAGCCATTAATTGAAAACGGGTTTGCCAATGCCATCTTGGGTACTATACTCATGGTAGGTATTGGTGCAATGTTGAGCATTCCTGTAGGGATAATGACAGGCATCTTTTTAGCAGAATTTGGACGCACTAATCAAATTACTAATTTTGTTCGTTTCATTAACTCTATCCTCACAGGTGTTCCCTCAATCGTTGTAGGTATGTTTGCTTATGGAGTGGTTGTTCTAGCTACTAAACAGTTTAGCGCTTTTGCTGGAGGCTTTGCTTTAGCTGTGATCATGCTCCCAGTTATTGTATTGACAACAGAGGAAGCTTTAAAACTGATTCCCATTCAGCAACGCCTGGCTTCTGCTGCTTTAGGGGGAACTCGCTTCCAAACTACGTTTCGGATTGTTCTGGCTGCGGCTATACCGGGTATTACTACAGGTATTTCCTTAGCAATTGCTCGCGCTGCTGGTGAAACAGCACCACTAATTTTTACTGCTTTATTTAGTCAAAATTGGTCAGATGGATTACTGAGTCCTACGGCTTCCCTACCAGTATTAATTTTTAACCTCTACAATAACCCTGATCCAAAAATCAACCAATTAGTGTGGACTACCTCTATAATCTTACTGAGTTTATCTTTATTTTTCAGCCTTGTTTCCCGCTTATTGAGTAGCAAAAGCAGGTTAAAGTAA